In the genome of Nocardioides sp. NBC_00368, the window CGGGTGATGCTGCCCGTCGTGACGACCACCTCGTCGTACTCCAGCGCCGTCTCCCCGCCGCCGATGAGGTGCACGCGGACAGTGCGGTTGGCATGATCGATCGAGGTCGCCGCTCCGCTCACCACGTGCGTACGCCGTAGGTGCCGGCGCAGGGAGACGACGGCATGGCGGGCCTCGACCGACCCGGCGACGACCTCCGGGAGGAACGGCTGATAGGTCATGTACGGAAGCGGGTCGACGACGGTGACGACCGCCTCGCTGCGCCGCAGGTACTTCTCCAGCTTCCGCGCCGTGTAGAAGCCGGCGTATCCGCCGCCGACGATGACGATGCGCCTCGGCCTGCCGGCCGCCGCCTGATTGACTGTGTCCATACGCATGCGACCAGGCAGCGGCCACCGATGTGACAGGCCAGAAAGCTCAGCGCTGCGACATCGCCTGCACGAACGCGTCGTACGTCGTCGTGCCGAGCTCGGCACGCTCGTCAGGCACGAGCGTGTCGTCGGCGAGCACCTGGCCGAAGTATGGTGCCTGCGGATCGGTGACGACCCGCCTCGGGTCACCGACCCGCTTCAGCGCCGCAGCGACGAACTCGTCGAAGCGGTAGCGCTGCGGCCCACCGATCTCGACGATCCCGTTGACCGGGCTCCCCGCGGCGGTCCGCCCCACGAGCCGCGCGACGTCCTCGGAGGCGACCGGCTGGAAGCCGACGGGCGGGAGATGTACCTCGTCTCCGATGGTGGCCGAGTCGGCGATCGCCTTGCCGAACTCGAAGAACTGGGTCGCCCGCACGATCGAGTACGCAACGTCCGACTTCTCCACCAGCGCCTCCTGCGCGACCTTGGCACGCAGGTAGCCGCTGTCCGGCGCCCGGTCGCACCCGACGATCGAGAGCGCGACATGGTGCCTGACCCCCGCCTTCTTCTCGGCGGCGACCTGGTTCTCGGTCGAGGTGGCGAAGAACCGCATCACGTCCTCGTCCGCGAACGACGGTGAGTTCGACACGTCGACCACGACGTCGGCGCCCTCGAGCGCCGCGTCGAGACCCTCGCCGGTGATGACATTGCAGCCCGTCTCGAGCGAGGCTGCGACGGCGTCGTGCCCATGCTCGCCCAGCAGCTTGACGACCTGCGAGCCCACGAGCCCGCTTCCACCGATGACCACGATCCTCATCGTGCATCTCCTTCGTTGTCGTGTGGATACCTTCCCTGCCCATTCCCCTCCGACGGGCAGGTCACTGGATACGACCGACCAGTGGCGTTCGGCGTGACACCGTCACGAACCGAACCCGCGTCCGGTCGAGAGTGCACACGCCACATCAGGAGTGGCCATGGACAACGAGGGGACACCATGCGCGCGAAGGAGCGACGGATCACGACGAGCGTGCTCGTCATCGGCACCGGAGGGGCCGGCCTGCGGGCCGCGATCGAACTGGCCGAGCACGGGGTGGACGTGCTGGCGGTCGGCAAACGGCCCCGCCTGGACGCGCACACGTCCCTCGCGGCCGGCGGCATCAACGCCGCTCTCGGCACGATGGACCCGGCCGACAGCTGGCAGCAACACGCAGCCGACACCATCAAGGAGAGCTACTACCTCGCCGACCCGCGTACCGTCGAGGTCGTCACCCGCGGCGCCGAGCAGGCCATCGGCGACCTCGTCCGCTTCGGCATGCAGTTCGCCCG includes:
- a CDS encoding SDR family oxidoreductase, giving the protein MRIVVIGGSGLVGSQVVKLLGEHGHDAVAASLETGCNVITGEGLDAALEGADVVVDVSNSPSFADEDVMRFFATSTENQVAAEKKAGVRHHVALSIVGCDRAPDSGYLRAKVAQEALVEKSDVAYSIVRATQFFEFGKAIADSATIGDEVHLPPVGFQPVASEDVARLVGRTAAGSPVNGIVEIGGPQRYRFDEFVAAALKRVGDPRRVVTDPQAPYFGQVLADDTLVPDERAELGTTTYDAFVQAMSQR